A genomic window from Chitinophaga pollutisoli includes:
- a CDS encoding sterol desaturase family protein: protein MKFEKIKNKGQARLFESRYLEMLTKTHPLVIWGMYLPLIGYSLYYSHSALGFSIGRIALVFFGAMFFWSFFEYIMHRFIFHMITESPRMTRFIYVLHGNHHEYPRDKQRLFMPPVPSLILASAIFGAQYIFLGKFTFMFFPGFLLGYLMYGSMHYAIHAWNPPFRFMKPLWRNHHLHHYKSEDKGFGVSSAFWDRVFGTFFDLEKEKEDKDKVKSLMFDK from the coding sequence ATGAAGTTTGAGAAGATCAAGAATAAAGGACAGGCAAGATTGTTTGAAAGCCGGTATCTGGAAATGCTGACCAAAACGCATCCACTTGTGATCTGGGGCATGTATCTGCCGTTGATTGGATATTCGCTGTATTACAGTCACAGCGCGCTGGGTTTTAGCATAGGCCGTATTGCGCTGGTATTTTTCGGCGCCATGTTTTTCTGGTCATTTTTCGAGTATATCATGCACCGTTTCATTTTCCATATGATAACGGAAAGCCCGCGGATGACGCGTTTCATCTATGTGCTGCATGGTAACCATCACGAATACCCGCGCGACAAACAGCGGCTCTTCATGCCGCCCGTGCCCAGCCTTATCCTCGCCTCGGCCATTTTCGGAGCGCAGTACATTTTCCTCGGAAAGTTCACGTTCATGTTCTTCCCTGGTTTCCTGCTTGGTTACCTTATGTACGGAAGCATGCACTACGCCATCCACGCCTGGAACCCGCCGTTCCGGTTTATGAAACCGCTCTGGCGGAACCATCACCTGCATCACTACAAAAGTGAAGACAAAGGCTTCGGCGTCAGTTCCGCTTTCTGGGACCGCGTTTTCGGCACCTTCTTCGATCTGGAGAAAGAGAAGGAAGACAAAGACAAAGTGAAATCGCTGATGTTCGACAAGTAA